In Citrus sinensis cultivar Valencia sweet orange chromosome 2, DVS_A1.0, whole genome shotgun sequence, a single genomic region encodes these proteins:
- the LOC102622511 gene encoding chaperonin CPN60-2, mitochondrial-like isoform X1 yields MENLQDFPEESCTKHSYLAAVIKVCGSNKAEVREKKDRVANAINAVKAAKEEGVVSVMALLYACKELDKLQTANHGQKIGVQAIQYALEMLVSAIAYSAGVDGSVVSKLLEGSKPKPLGKGENADMLMPEIVFPLKTIRAVLVEAASEMLARL; encoded by the exons ATggaaaatttacaagattTCCCTGAAGAGAGCTGTACAAAGCACTCTTATCTCGCTGCTGTTATAAAG GTCTGTGGAAGTAATAAAGCTGAAGTGCGTGAAAAGAAGGATAGAGTTGCTAATGCCATAAATGCTGTCAAGGCTGCAAAGGAAGAAGGAGTTG TTAGTGTCATGGCACTTTTATATGCCTGCAAGGAGTTGGATAAATTGCAAACTGCTAACCATGGTCAGAAGATTGGTGTTCAAGCTATCCAATATGCTCTTGAG ATGCTGGTGAGCGCGATTGCTTATAGCGCTGGAGTTGATGGGTCAGTTGTTAGCAAGCTACTCGAGGGATCCAAGCCTAAACCCCTCGGTAAAG GTGAAAATGCAGATATGCTTATGCCAGAAATTGTTTTTCCATTGAAAACCATAAGAGCAGTCTTGGTGGAGGCTGCAAG TGAGATGTTAGCAAGACTTTGA
- the LOC102622511 gene encoding chaperonin CPN60-2, mitochondrial-like isoform X2, protein MENLQDFPEESCTKHSYLAAVIKVCGSNKAEVREKKDRVANAINAVKAAKEEGVVSVMALLYACKELDKLQTANHGQKIGVQAIQYALEMLVSAIAYSAGVDGSVVSKLLEGSKPKPLGENADMLMPEIVFPLKTIRAVLVEAASEMLARL, encoded by the exons ATggaaaatttacaagattTCCCTGAAGAGAGCTGTACAAAGCACTCTTATCTCGCTGCTGTTATAAAG GTCTGTGGAAGTAATAAAGCTGAAGTGCGTGAAAAGAAGGATAGAGTTGCTAATGCCATAAATGCTGTCAAGGCTGCAAAGGAAGAAGGAGTTG TTAGTGTCATGGCACTTTTATATGCCTGCAAGGAGTTGGATAAATTGCAAACTGCTAACCATGGTCAGAAGATTGGTGTTCAAGCTATCCAATATGCTCTTGAG ATGCTGGTGAGCGCGATTGCTTATAGCGCTGGAGTTGATGGGTCAGTTGTTAGCAAGCTACTCGAGGGATCCAAGCCTAAACCCCTCG GTGAAAATGCAGATATGCTTATGCCAGAAATTGTTTTTCCATTGAAAACCATAAGAGCAGTCTTGGTGGAGGCTGCAAG TGAGATGTTAGCAAGACTTTGA